Below is a genomic region from Eupeodes corollae chromosome 1, idEupCoro1.1, whole genome shotgun sequence.
ACAACATCTCAGGCTAAATATTTAGAAGTAAATGGAATTTtgctgtaattttgtttttagttttttttttgtatcagaatttaaatattcgaggaatgaaaatttacaaatataaatttttgtttcatttttgtttttgagctgAAATCATACGGAACACACTTTTTTGAAcactttataaaatttgatttttccgtTTTAATCTAAATTCTTTTTATGAGATGATGCAGTGTCGTACCTGATCCCTTCGAAGTGGCATTGGTGATGGCATTCCCTTTTTATTACGACGTGGAGGTGCAACCGGAGCAGTTGGAGTTAAGGCTTTTGGTGGGATAAGAGGTGTAGTTcctttttttacttcaattgcctacaaaataaacagttatTGGGTTAATATATAGACACAAATTGGAGGTCTCTAAAAATAGTTGTCTATTTTTTTACGACTTTCGAAAAAATTTTTGCTTAggtaattaattttcttaattgataTAATTGAAACTGGGTCAACTGGGTTCCTTttcttatgatatttttttttggaaaactcaTTGACTTTTTCGTCAGCTTTTATAATCACCATCCATCAGACGGTGGTGAAGATGATGATAATTACCTTCCTCAGATGTGTCTTTCGTTTGGGATGCTTATGGAACATATCATCGCATGAtgcacaaaatatttgttgagcGCATTCGTCACACGTTACCCAGGGACTGTTGGAACCGCATAAAGTGCATTTCATTGCAGATTCGGGGCGTCTTGCATCTTAAAATAGatgtttttgatgaaaaattacATCTCTCCAgtatttggtttgtttttgttcattgcATCATTAAATATTTACCAGGAGTTTTTGGACGCATTGCTATCGTTGTCGGTTCGTTCGAATATTGTTGACCAGAAAATTCAATAACTTCATAGTCGGGTTCGGGTTGATTCTTTTTTGGCGGCAATGCTGGTGGTCGGAAAGTTGACGAAGCTCCTCCGCCATTAGTTGAGGGTGGTGGTAGTGGTGGCTTGGGGCCAATTCGGTCGTTTGCCTCTGTCtaatgtaaatattatttttgaaagatttccaaattgaagaaaatataacagataatgtttttttacggCATGTATAGTTATTGAATAgggtatatgtatatttttatatacttacCACCCATTTAGGCATAGAGCGTTCCACTTTCAGTTTTGTTGGTAAAGTATTTGTTCTGAACGAtgaattctaaaatttaaaagaataaataattttaaaatttaataaaacaaatagatgtTTTAGAAAATAGTTTGTCCAATGAAAAttcaaacttaataaaaaatccGATGCTCAGTTCAAATGGAAGAATATTGAAAGTGAAATGCTCTCAATTATATGAGAACCAGTATTAAAAATCGAtattcattaattattattctacTAGTTTCAATAaaggaaaatcaaaacaattaaaaagtcTACTTCAATTTTTTCCCACAGGAAATTGTGATGAATAT
It encodes:
- the LOC129943380 gene encoding E3 ubiquitin-protein ligase lubel isoform X7 yields the protein MNNSSFRTNTLPTKLKVERSMPKWVTEANDRIGPKPPLPPPSTNGGGASSTFRPPALPPKKNQPEPDYEVIEFSGQQYSNEPTTIAMRPKTPDARRPESAMKCTLCGSNSPWVTCDECAQQIFCASCDDMFHKHPKRKTHLRKAIEVKKGTTPLIPPKALTPTAPVAPPRRNKKGMPSPMPLRRDQVRHCIIS